The DNA window CAAGATTTTTGTAACTGATTGTTGGCTTCActagtaaataaaatgatcAACTGAATAAACTAGACTGACCAAATGACTGCATAGAGTTTAAGCTACTTACTCTGAAAAATTTACtaattctatataatatatatataatagctGAATGGCCAACACTTGGGCACTGCCTTTGGTTCGGTTTTGAAACGCCAAGGAACGCGCTTTGCTcagaaaaatatgcaatactATAATTTTACAGCATGTTTAGCTTAGGGCTTAGCAACTTACCCGCGACTCTGGCGTTCGTTGATGCGGGGGAAGGTGGCGCAGCGTTGCCAACTGTTGGcgaaatttatgcgctgccgCGACGGGCCGTGCCGCACCGCCTATGGAAATGTGTAACAACGTGTGCAAATGAGTTTTGTTTATGCGCGCGGCTCGCGGCGACTGTCACTTGATTTATGTTTGACCAAAAACACTAAGATGTTTGGGACGCCACTTGCAGCTTATAAGCTCTATTGTCAACAACTTTTGTGCTGTCCTTATTGTTGGTGTTGTAGTTTTTGCACGTGGCAGCCAAATCCACAGCCATTgcactgtttttgttttgtggattttggtttaatattaaagttacaaaaaaaaaaacacttgtatgcggcacaaaaaaaagacaaaaaataaGCGAGTTTTaaaacagcacacacacacgtgtgacAAGTTtactttgtgtgtgcgtgtattaaatttttaattcgcGGCGAAACTTTACGCAAAGTTAGATTTTACCATCCGCAAACACGACAATTCACTTCGACGACCAAGATGACAGTGAAATCAGATTTACCGTTGGTCTCTAGATTTGAATTAAGTCGCTCAGCAGAAGTTCAATTGAACAGCGTCATCAATGTGATCGAAAGAACAATTGTCTGGTTCCCTTCAGTGGTTCTCAGGCGCTTTCTTAACTACTTTTATGATACTCTTGAGCAAGTAGTAACGTGCTGAAGCCTGCAACCGAATCTGTTTGACTAACTAACGTATTTACCTAACAAATTCGATTAACAAAAACTGATCGACTGAGCTTAATGCTTCAATTGAACTGCGCTGAACAGCTCTGTTCTCGCCAGCTGTTGGTTCAAACGAAGCTAACAGCTGAGCTGCTAACTAACAGCGCTGTTAATGGCGTAAAGTACAAGTATGCTGGTTTGGCTATAGCTAACAGTTATAAATAGCTAACAAAGCATTACATATAATATCGTTATATGGCGGCTAATTGCTATTGTTTGATATATGACACAATAAACAACAGTTTgttaaatgcattgcattgcaataTAATTCTCTATAACACTGTCTGCCGTCATTTCACATTACACTAACATAGCTATTCTAAATTAATATACACGCTACCTTCTGTAAGCCGGAAAATAGCTTAATTGAcaacatttttggcaacatGTACTACATTTGACACAACAGAGTGACCGTTTGttcacaaacaaaacaaaataccaGCACGCGAGAGTCTTGAGCGCAACTCGAACATCGGAACTCTCGCTCGCACCGATTGACAAACCGACACAAGTACAACTACGTGGCCGCCGctatttagaaaattaaatacaattttacgTAAAAGCAAAGGCAGGAACATGCAAATAACATTAAACAATGCACTGCTAGCAATATGCGGCCTAATGCTCGCCACCAGTGCCGCTGAGGCCTTCATTGTCAGTGTGGATGCACACAACGAGGAATGTTTCTTTGAGAATGTTGAAGGTGGCACGAAATTCGGTAAGCTACAAGCTGCGCtgtaaaaaacaacaacaaaagcattaacaacaaatggcaTTTGCAGGAGTTACCTTTGAGGTTATCGAGGGCGGCTTTCTGGATGTGGACATCAAAATCACTGGACCCGATCAGCATGTGATGCATGAGAGCGAAAAGGAATCCTCCGGCAAATATACGTTTGTGGCACCAGCCAAGGGCATCTATACAGTTTGCTTTAACAACGAACGCAGCAGCATGACACCCAAGCTGGTCATGTTCTCCATTGAGGTCGGAGATGCGCCACAGCGTGCGCCAGGCGCTCCTGGCGAAGAGGAGGTTGGCCACACCAAGCTGGAGGACATGATTCGCGAGCTGTCGGGCACGCTGACCAGCGTGCGTCATGAACAAGAGTACATGCATGTAAGTTCAACTTGGGTTCATTTCACTGTcaagcttattaatatttgcgtgttttattgttttctagGTGCGCGACAAGATTCATCGTTCGGTCAACGAGAGCACAAACTCTCGCGTCGTCCTCTGGTCCACATTTGAGGCGCTCGTCCTGGTGCTTATGACTGTTGGCCAGGTGTATTATCTCAAGCGCTTCTTCGAAGTCAAGCGCGTGGTGTAAGGAAAACCGATTGCAGTCTCAGCcctaatttaaacaaataattcattttttttttgtaacaaaaattcataaaaaacaaacaacacaaaacaacaacaagacacGTGTTAGTTTTCATCTTGgactgtaaatatttaaaaagcaaacgaaaaagaTTTACGTTTGCGcagttttgaaattaataaattagttttattaaaaaaagagaaaagcttaaaaaaaaatatatgcgctatatgtatttaaaatgaattatttaagaCGGTTTAagatattgttttatattttaggacaacattttaaatgtttataaacattatagtatagtatacaaaaaatatttttacagataaagtacatagtatatatatttgatgtaCCAGCTAAAGTTGCCagccaacaaatttttatacacaccTTGACAAATCTAGGAGATAGTCCAATCgactcaattcaattaaacaaagtgtaaagtcaaagtgtagataaataaaagctttcaAATAATTGCACAGTTAAaactttcaataaattatggCACCAAAAACTGTTTCAAAAAATCTTTGTCAAAGTTTTTACAAGAAATCAGCAAACACTAT is part of the Drosophila busckii strain San Diego stock center, stock number 13000-0081.31 chromosome X, ASM1175060v1, whole genome shotgun sequence genome and encodes:
- the LOC108605183 gene encoding transmembrane emp24 domain-containing protein 2, with the translated sequence MQITLNNALLAICGLMLATSAAEAFIVSVDAHNEECFFENVEGGTKFGVTFEVIEGGFLDVDIKITGPDQHVMHESEKESSGKYTFVAPAKGIYTVCFNNERSSMTPKLVMFSIEVGDAPQRAPGAPGEEEVGHTKLEDMIRELSGTLTSVRHEQEYMHVRDKIHRSVNESTNSRVVLWSTFEALVLVLMTVGQVYYLKRFFEVKRVV